A stretch of DNA from Hyalangium ruber:
GTCCGCGAGGGCGCCTCGGAGGGACCCGCTTATGACCCCGTCCAATAGCACCACCGCCGAGGGTGCCCTGCCCGCGCAGGACCCTCACCATGGCGATCATCACGCCCACCCGAGCTACCTGGTCGACGGCACGACCATCAAGTCGTGGCTGCTCACGGTGGACCACAAGCGCATCGGGCTCATGTACCTGGGCGCCGTGCTGTTCTTCTTCCTGATCGGCGGCATCTTCGCGATGTCGATCCGGCTGGAGCTGCTCACGCCGGGCCCGACGGTCATGGACGCCATGACGTACAACCGGGCGTTCACGCTGCATGGCATCATCATGATCTTCTTGTTCATGATCCCTGCCATCCCGGCGGCGTTCGGCAACTTCGTGCTGCCGCTGATGCTGGGGGCCAAGGACGTGGCCTTCCCCAAGCTGAACCTGGCCAGCTTCTACATCTACATGACGGGCGCGCTGTTCGCCGTGTGGGGCATGCTCAACGGCGGCCTGGACACGGGCTGGACGTTCTACGCGCCCTACAGCACGCACACGACGACGACGGTGGCGCCGGTGCTCTTCGGCGCCTTCATCATCGGCTTCAGCTCCATCGCCACGGGCCTGAACTTCATCGTCACGGTGCACACCATGCGTGCGCCGGGCATCACCTGGTTCAAGCTGCCGCTGTTCGTGTGGGCCGCCTACGCCACCAGCTGCATCCAGGTGCTGGCCACCCCCGTCATCGGCCTGCTGATGCTGCTGGTCATCGGTGAGAACCTGTTCAACATCGGCATGTTCGACCCGGCGCGCGGCGGCGACCCGGTGCTCTTCCAGCACCTGTTCTGGTTCTACAGCCACCCGGCCGTGTACATCATGGTGCTGCCCTCGTTCGGAGTGATGAGCGAGATCGTCGCCACCTACAGCCGCAAGAACATCTTCGGCTACCGCGCAGTGGCCTACTCCTCGATTGGCATCGCGTTCGTGGGCTTCTTCGCCTGGGGCCACCACATGTTCGTGTCGGGTCAGTCGACCTTCGACGCGGGCGTGTTCGGCGTGCTGACCATGCTGGTGGGCGTGTTCACCGCCATCAAGGTCTTCAACTGGGTGGGCACCGTCTACAAGGGCGCGGTGGACTTCAAGACGCCGTTTGCCTACTTCTGCGGCTTCCTGTTCTTCACGGTGTTCGGCGGCATGACGGGCATCGCGCTGGGCACCACGTCGCTGGACATCCCCTGGCACGACACCTACTTCGTGGTGGCGCACTTCCACTTCATCATGGTGGGCGCGACCATCATGGGCTTCCTGGCGGCGCTGCACTACTGGTTCCCGAAGATGTTCGGGCGCATGTACCACGAGGGGTGGGGCCTGGTGTCCGCGGCGCTCATCATCCTGGGGTTCAACGCCACGTTCATCCCCCAGTTCCTGCTGGGCAACGCGGGTATGCCCCGGCGCTACTATGACTACCCGGAGCGCTTCCAGGCGCTGAACGTGGCCTCCACGGCGGGCGCCTCGCTGCTGGCCTTCGGCTTCATCATCATCGCCATCTACCTGACGCACGCGCTGGTGTACGGCCGGGCGTCGGGCAAGAACCCGTGGCGCAGCAAGGGCTACGAGTGGACGAGCGAGTCGCCGCCGCCGACGCACAACTTCGTGGGCCCGCAGCCCACCTACCCGGAAGAGCCGCACTTCTACGTGGATCCGAAGAAGGCCGAGGTGCCCGATGCAGTCTAGTGCTCACCCCGCGGGAGCGGGGCCCGTTCCCCGGCTGGCGGGCCACTTCGCCTCGCTGGAGGTCCAGAACCACGCGGCCCGCCTGGGCATGTGGTTGTTCCTGTCGACCGAAGTGCTGCTCTTCGCCGGTCTGTTCGCCTGCTACGCCTGCTACCGCTTCCTGTTCCCGGAGGCGTTCGCCGAGGCCAGCCGGAGCCTGGACCTGGTGATGGGCACGGTGAACACCGTGGTGCTCATCACCTCCTCGCTCACGGCGGCGCTCGCCGTGCATTACGCGAAGGAGGGCAAGAACAACCTGGTGGCGTTGATGTTCACGCTCACCCTGGTCATGGCCGCCGCGTTCCTCGTCATCAAGGGCTTCGAGTACAGCCACAAGATCCACGACGGCGCGCTGCCGGGTAAGTACTACCACTACGCGAAGATCCAGACCGCCGGAGCCCCCATCTTCTACACGGTCTACTTCATGGCCACGGGGCTCCACGCCTTCCACGTCACCATCGGTATGGGCGTGCTGCTGTGGCTGACGATTCGGGCCGTGCGCCAGAAGAACTTTGGCCCCAACAACTATGTCGCGGTCGAGCTGGGCAGCATGTACTGGCACCTCGTCGACCTGGTGTGGATCTTCCTCTTCCCCCTGCTGTACCTCATCTAGGAGCCGCGCATCATGTCCGTGGCCAACGAGTCCCGCTCGGAAGAGCACAACATGCAGGAGCACCACGGTTCAGGTCGTTACTGGATCGTCTGGGGTGCGCTCCTCATCTTCACCATCATCACGGTGGTGACGGGCCGCATGCACCTGCCGGACTTCGGCCTGCTGCTGGCGCTCGTCATCGCCACCGTGAAGGGCACCTTGGTGCTGCTGTTCTTCATGCACCTGGTGGACCACAAGGGAGCCAACCGCCTGGTCATCGGCGTGTCGGTGCTCTTCGTGGTGCTGATGATCATCGCCCCGATGGCGGACTTCGCCACCCGCTTCCGTGGCGCCAACCCGCCGGGCTCGCACCTGAGCGATCTGCCGGACCTGAACTTCCCGCCGCACAAGCAGCCAGCGTCCACGCACGGTGGCCAGCTCAAGCCGCCCGACACGCACCCGTAGTTCGCTTCAGGTCCGCAAGCTGTCTCCGCGCGGCGCCGAGGGTCTCCCCGGCGCCGCGTGGCGTCTGCGGGGTGGCTAGAAGGCCACCTCGACGCTGGCCGAGAGCGCCGTGTCGGTGGAGACCTTCCCCACCGGAGGCGCGCTGTCGTAGGTGATGATCAGGCTGGTGCCCAGCGAGAGGGACTCCGTCAGCCGGGCCGACAGCTTGGAGGTGCTGTTGAAGAGCAGGCGCGACTCGCCGAGCACGTTCGGCACCGCCTCCGCCTCCTCGGTGAAGATGATGTCCTTGGAGAGGCCGTAGCCCAGCGAAATGCCCACGCGCGGACCTCCGAGGTCCACGTCCGGCAGGTCCATCCGGGTGGGGTAGTACTGGAAGCGCGTCTCGCGGAAGTAGCGGAAGGCCAGGTCCGTGCGCAGCCAGGTAGAGCGCCCCTGCTCGTCCTTCTCGTCCCACCAGCTGATGCCCGCGCCGGCCTCGCCGATGCCGCGTGCCTCCACGCTCTTGATGTGGTCCGTCTCCGCGCCCGCCAGCAGGTAGCCGCTCACCACCTTGGTGAAGCGTCGGTCTCCTCGCACCTGGGCGGCGGCGGCGAGCGCCACCACCTGCGTGCGCTCCTCCTCCGTCTCGGTGGCCGGAAGGCGGCTGCGGCCGTACACCGCCTGCAGCTTGGCGGAGTAGATCCACTGGCGCGTCTTGCGCTCGGCGGACGCCAGGCCGTTGAAGGTCAACGTCGAGGCATTGCCCGACAGGGCGATGAGTCCCAGGCCCACGGTGCCCTTCCAGGGGTCCTCCTTCGGGGCCTCGTCCTTCTTCGCCTCCGCGGCGGGGGCGGCCGGCGCGGCGGGAGCAGCCGGAGGCGGCTGGGTGAGGGACTGGCTCAGGCGCTCGGCGGCGTCGGCCATGCGGGCGCTGGCCTCGGCGGCCTTCTCGGCGGCGGCGGCGGCCTTCTCGGCGGCGGCGGCGGCTCGCTCGGAGGCGGCGTCCGCGGCGGTGGAAGCGGGAGGAGCAGGAGTCTGGGTCTGGAGCGAGGTAGCGATGAGGAATGCGGTCAACATGTGCGAATCATCCAGTGAGGAGCCACCCCGACTGCCGGAGTAGCGTGAGCGACTGACGCGCCAGGAGGCCATCCGTTGCGGAGGGGTTGGCGACATTGTCGCGCAGGCCTTTTACTCTGAGTCCTGGGCGCTCGCCGCCCTTTTGGAGGGAACCGCCATGAAGCTCGCCCCCTTGGCTCTGCTGTCCGTGCTGCTGCTTCCCGGCGCCTCCATGGCCCAACGGCGCATCACCGCCCCCGTGGACATCGCCGTCGGCCCCGCCGCCTTCCTCTTCTTCGGGCCGGTGTTCGAGGATCAGCCCATCCACACCGGGTTGAAGATCTCCGTGGAGGCGGTGCTCGACAAGGAGTGGCTGAAGAAGAACCAGGCCCTCATCCCCCGCAGCCAGCGCCGCCGGCTCTCGGGCATCAGCGAGATTCGCTACGCGCCCGGCGTCGTCAAGCTCATCCCCGACAGCATCATCATCTCGCCGAAGTACCGGGACACGGGCATGTATGGCGCCACGTGGAAGCCGCTGGGCTT
This window harbors:
- a CDS encoding cytochrome c oxidase subunit I, with the protein product MTPSNSTTAEGALPAQDPHHGDHHAHPSYLVDGTTIKSWLLTVDHKRIGLMYLGAVLFFFLIGGIFAMSIRLELLTPGPTVMDAMTYNRAFTLHGIIMIFLFMIPAIPAAFGNFVLPLMLGAKDVAFPKLNLASFYIYMTGALFAVWGMLNGGLDTGWTFYAPYSTHTTTTVAPVLFGAFIIGFSSIATGLNFIVTVHTMRAPGITWFKLPLFVWAAYATSCIQVLATPVIGLLMLLVIGENLFNIGMFDPARGGDPVLFQHLFWFYSHPAVYIMVLPSFGVMSEIVATYSRKNIFGYRAVAYSSIGIAFVGFFAWGHHMFVSGQSTFDAGVFGVLTMLVGVFTAIKVFNWVGTVYKGAVDFKTPFAYFCGFLFFTVFGGMTGIALGTTSLDIPWHDTYFVVAHFHFIMVGATIMGFLAALHYWFPKMFGRMYHEGWGLVSAALIILGFNATFIPQFLLGNAGMPRRYYDYPERFQALNVASTAGASLLAFGFIIIAIYLTHALVYGRASGKNPWRSKGYEWTSESPPPTHNFVGPQPTYPEEPHFYVDPKKAEVPDAV
- a CDS encoding cytochrome c oxidase subunit 3 family protein, encoding MQSSAHPAGAGPVPRLAGHFASLEVQNHAARLGMWLFLSTEVLLFAGLFACYACYRFLFPEAFAEASRSLDLVMGTVNTVVLITSSLTAALAVHYAKEGKNNLVALMFTLTLVMAAAFLVIKGFEYSHKIHDGALPGKYYHYAKIQTAGAPIFYTVYFMATGLHAFHVTIGMGVLLWLTIRAVRQKNFGPNNYVAVELGSMYWHLVDLVWIFLFPLLYLI
- a CDS encoding cytochrome C oxidase subunit IV family protein, which translates into the protein MSVANESRSEEHNMQEHHGSGRYWIVWGALLIFTIITVVTGRMHLPDFGLLLALVIATVKGTLVLLFFMHLVDHKGANRLVIGVSVLFVVLMIIAPMADFATRFRGANPPGSHLSDLPDLNFPPHKQPASTHGGQLKPPDTHP
- a CDS encoding DUF481 domain-containing protein gives rise to the protein MLTAFLIATSLQTQTPAPPASTAADAASERAAAAAEKAAAAAEKAAEASARMADAAERLSQSLTQPPPAAPAAPAAPAAEAKKDEAPKEDPWKGTVGLGLIALSGNASTLTFNGLASAERKTRQWIYSAKLQAVYGRSRLPATETEEERTQVVALAAAAQVRGDRRFTKVVSGYLLAGAETDHIKSVEARGIGEAGAGISWWDEKDEQGRSTWLRTDLAFRYFRETRFQYYPTRMDLPDVDLGGPRVGISLGYGLSKDIIFTEEAEAVPNVLGESRLLFNSTSKLSARLTESLSLGTSLIITYDSAPPVGKVSTDTALSASVEVAF